The segment GCTGCTACAGAAATACAGCCGTGCGGATTTGTAATACGTGGTAGCCGAAAAATTCCTCTAATAGAATGCGTATACTGTAGAAATGTCTATCGAGGAAAAAATACCCTCAAGAAACATCTCCGTATTCATTTAAATATAAAAGATTATCGTTGTGAACAGTGTCAGCGTACCTTCACTGACCGGAGTTCGTTGCGAATACATGAAGGGCGCCATGCAGGTAAATCCTTTGACTGTTCTTTCTGTGCAAAATCGTATTTCAGTAAAAATGAACTGCGACAGCATTTGACGATGCAGCATCTAGAAAGGCGCTATACCTGTGATGTATGTGAACGAAAATTTCCGTCCAGAACTATTTTGAATGACCACAAACGCGTACATCTCCCAGACCGGCcgtttgtttgtaaacaatgtggAGCTGGATTTAAAAGGAACCGCAATCTGATTAGGCACACACAGTCACATCAAAAGTCTGAATGTTTATTATAGAATGtgatataaataaaacaaagaatATGCACTATATTTTCTTTGTAACATTTTGTATTACTAGTAGCAATTAAATTGTTAGAATATCTCAGaagtttttaaaacaatacTTTCTCTACCATATTGGTTTTCCTTGAATTAACTCGGTTTTCAAACCTTTTACGCAGTTTCCAATTTGAAGCCAAACATTACTTGTCTGAATTTCTGGTCTCTCGGGGGCGCCACTTTCTAGATCTAAACATTCACGTGACTGTTTCGCAATACCTAGGTCCTTCAGTTGATCATTGAAAACTTCCATTTCTTTACAACAGTGTAATCGTGTATTATTACCTGTTTGATTAGAAAGGTTTATCACGTATTGCTTGCAATTCACTGGCAATTTGTACTCATTTATTAATTGCCAATTCTCATGTTCCTCGGAAAGCAGTTGCGCAGAACTGTCTGAATTTAAGCCCATGAGCAAGAATGTATTAGTAGGACCGGTTACTTTTGGTTTATCGTGTAGTTCTTCAGCAACAGTTATTTTCATTGCAACTTGCTTCAATATTGTCTCCATCGAATGTCGATGGTACTGAGGGTAATGATGTTTGTTAACTTCCGGGACATTGATTAGAAATGCTTCTTTTGCCGTAAATACTGTGGATCCAAATAAAATCATGAATTGTAAACCTGCTTTGCTTTTCTGCACAGCCTCCGACAGTTGCTAGAATAAATATCATATCATTATTGAATATATCTAGCTCGAGTATTTATACCAACTTTGAATAGTAGCTCTATTGTTTCGGCTGCCTCCTGCACGGTAGCTCGTTGTTTTGTTAGTCTATAATTGCTCCATTCGGTAAGCTGATCGGATTCTCTTGTATGGCCGGAAatttttcgaacaattgatTTAAACACATTGTAACAGAATGGAATTTGACTGCGCTGAAAAAGTAAGACCTCAAGCACTGTTTGAACCATTCGGGAGCATGTTTCGTCAGTGTTAACTTGTATGTTTAATGCTATTTCTAAAATAGGCACTGAATCGTATTTCATTGCGGATTGAGCAGTTAATTAGTCAAAATAGTAAGTTATTTCCTAAatagactaaaaacacgaaaaacggtTGAATTTGAATGTAGAGTTTATCCTTTGGCGTTGTTGTTGTTTGGGTTGTTTGTTGGAGTgaagcagagatgccatatttttctCTAAAATTCAACTACTCGAAATGCAAATAGAAAGACCAAAAACCGAATAAAAAAATCTGCACATATTGTTACTAAATCTGGAAAAAATACAACTAatttgaaaaaatcgaaaaaatgaatgattttatttattaaaaactgCAAGTAATGTTTTCTGTTAGCGACTTGCTATAACAAATTTGCACATCTGGCATCTATGTGTGGAGTCAGATTTGCAAAGTTGCCAGATTGTGTTTAAGAAATCAAAACAAGAATCAAAAGCCCTTTTTTATTAGAGCATCGCCACGGGACGGTCCTCAAATTTGAGGCttaaatgtcgaccaacattagaAAAGGGCGAATAGGCCAAGCGTCAAACAGACCGAGTGTGTTTTTTTTCTGGAACAGCagaggaaaatgaactctcacgcACTCGGTTTGAcgcctcgattctacattccgatcgggcccgttccgatcagaaaaGTCCCGACAAGCGTCCCGATCAACGTGTGTTAATaaatattgcagattgcaagaaaaattctcacattgcggttatcttgacagctgaaccaaaccatcaaaagatAATCACATGATTTATTATAGTAATTAAGTATTTGAAAACTTACGAAAACAATTATTTTCCACCACAAACACGTTACAAAACTGATGTTTTGTCGAACCACAAACCAGAAAacgtaaattttaattttgcggttGTCTCGCGGTTATCTCCTGATCGCGTTACCACCGCCGCAGCAAGAGGATTTATTATAACCGCCGCAATAGCATACGTTGTATTCTgttcgaagcgcaatttctgatcggatccgacTCCGATCGgtattgagattgctgacagctaccgtacgcacactatgccgcgtatacgtacacgcaatttgttgttgctgctgttggtttttccatgacgtttttcaaactgggggaaaacaaaccaccaatacaaccacaaattagcaagctctatgtacctatacacacttaaaaaaagcaccgaattcggtaaaattttaccgattaatttgatttgtacagtcaccgaGGCGAGCAGAGTCACCAGGGTGACTGAGAATTGCAAACTGTTctctcacctaaaaaatttaggtgaggagACTGTGAGAATAAGAcccaaaatttaggttttatcacAGTTTTATAGTTTGCAATTctacaaaataacagttttgtagcatggttttgatgaaaaacaattgatttagtAAATTAAATcatgtattgtcaattgcaaggaaaattgtaccatccaaagtgcgatatcgctcataaaagtgctattttgcattaaatcgtttcggtatcttcggcgcactttttcgttatcttccaagcaataagtgcgccgaagataccgaaacgatttaatgcaaaatagcacttttatgagcgatattgcactttggatggtacaattttccttgcaattgacaatattaaaTTACTGAAATCTGTTCTGCGGTGATTTTTTGGTGGTTTGGTTCAACAATCAAGATAACCGCGATGTGAGAATTTCCCAAGGGATTTCCAAACAATAAATGGGGCGAAGACACTGACACGATTCGAACCAAAAAAATACCAGTTTTATGAGCGATAGCGCACTCCTGAATgtaaaatttttcttgcaatcagtAATATTGTTGCTTTGTAGTGTCCGTATTTTACACCTTACTggatgttgggttggaaatgaacaaaatgttgctgGGTCATTTCGGTCCAGCTCAGCTGAGCCCAACATCTTCCTTCGCCAGCTTGGCTCGTGGcactagcacagagaacagactaccaggtaatcgacaaaaagtgtgtaaaaggtttttatgtaatctacgagtaatccttcaatagagcacccctcgagcagtaagtggcaaactaaatcttgatgtcgctgccatcactgctatgtaactccagcacaaagaaatattgataaaggtacatggatattttttgttgcgtttggcaaactatttctggagggcgccaccgacagattttacacacgaAAAATCGATTAcgtccttcgagcctgttaatctgttctctgtggcactAGCACACAACCGAGCGTGTTGGCCGCACATGATTTCACCAACATTCATGGCCGACATGCAGGAGATGCAATgtaagttaacctcggagtaccttcaaacgataacagcgtaccggcttccgatctcgaagtgatccggcgagaaatcggtctgctgaagaataatagagccgccggaaaggactgaCTCCCGGCGGGACTgtataaaaatggccaagaactgctagcaacggcactttactggctgatttgaaggatttgggaagaagggaaactaccggaggagtggatggaaggcgttgtctgtcccatctacaaaaagggcgaccggctagactgctgtaactaccgcggcatctcgctggtcaacgccgcctacaaggtgctctcccagattttgttgcgtcgtctatccccaatagcaagagatttatGGTGGGTTTTATaggagaacagactaccaggcaatcgacaaaaagtgtgtaaaaggtttttatgtaatctacgagtaatccttcaatagagcacccctcgagcagtaagtggcaaactaaatcttgatgtcgctgccatcgctgctatgtaactccagcacaaagaaattttgataaaggtacgtggatattttttgatgcgtttggcaaactatttctggagggcgccaccaacagattttacacacaaaaaatcgattacttccttcgagcctgttaatctgttctctgtgacatacgtgcatttgccgttttgaacgaaaagtgttgcggactatttttggcggagtgcaaacggaaagcagaaagtggcggaagcgtatgaatcacgagctacaggctagagatggtcgggtagcggaaaatttgcccgatacccgcacccgtacccgtacccgccgggttcgggtcgggttcgggtattgaaaaaaataatttgcgggttcgggtcgggtacgggttcttaatttttgtttttgaaaccgggtacgggtcgggtatttctattgaccacatttaacactaaagatggtcgggtacccgggcccgtcccgtacccgacgggttgcggtcgggttcgggtatcaaaaataataaacttgcgggttcgggtcgggtacgggtttttaccttttttcttaatcgggtacgggtcgggttcgggtattcaaattttcatacccgaccatctctactacaggcactgtttggagagattcccatcgtacacctggcgaaagttgagagactacggtgggccggccacgtcgcaaggatgccggacgactttgtagtgaaatccggcaccaggaatagaggggctcaacgtgcgcgatggctcgaccaggttgaagccgacttgcgtgtttcgagacgcgcaacgaattggcgacgagtagcccaggaccgagtacaatatagagggattcttgatacggtaacagccaccccggctcttggtTGAATAAGTAAGTCATggccaacatgttcgtacgcccagtaaaccatttggtttatatatctcgattgcagctgaggtatacgaaatcatatctgaacgaaaaagttatatttcacgccatataagagcatatatgtaccaaagtggaggcgatatacgtgcgaaaattttgacaactatttgtaattctattttgcgcagtttttataacaagcaactaaatactcctgaatatatgatatagatataataaaatattgcaattgtctatcctgctttataattcacagtcatgaattgtatatgaagacacgcacgactgcaaaacaacttattgttctcttcgatttgacatactccaatcattatacaactccaatatgaaattgacatgaaaacgatttaatgtgaactttctattacgattttgtgttatctgggcgtgtatgggggccttgaAAAAGTACGACATAGTGTGATTGCTGTATAGTAAGAAAGAGCGAGCACATCAATGAACGGTAGAAAAAGCGTTAACAACccgtaaaaaaaattacattacattttgtagtagGAATAATgcgtctacaacagtttttattgtgaacaatGAAACTTATgggaaatttattgtaaaagtgtcccaaattttattcatatttttgtttcttattttatggaatagaattggccatacttcatcacaaatttactgcttttttcaattatattttgttttttcgcttaaaaaaattaTCACCAAAGGACGATAACATTCatggtaaatgaaaatttttgttcgcgaaaaaataaattttttattgttaagatacttaacaactcgtcatttttatggtagaatctctcaaaatcatgaaagttatggtagaCTACAATAAATTTCATGGTTTggtcacagactaacagacgtaacactgaagcctcattccatcgccaataaaaacgatcatttcaaattttcacttaagccaagactcaaacaacagtcgctgcgcgagaacgccactCGCCTacactggcgctgttgtcagataatatacaagtaaatttatagcactgctaaatttatagcgacccgatctgcgtagcgcgaagactacaCTAGaagatgctagtgttttttccaagttttaggggtgtcattgaaacgatgttttgttagaaaatttgttcgaagtgttacgtcagttagtctgtggtttggttatcttttggttgacgataacttttattgtttttactgtattttgcaaggggtcggacactcagcacattgtaccGCGGCActtcagagatatcaagcggcacacctctaaagccctataaaaataatatttatatagggctttacacacctccggttcaattttacatatgaaatgggagcactgccagttgtcaaaatcatctagtacggttgccagatctatcagattgtaacgaatttaacaaatcttgcagttaggcactttcggtacagcatcggcacagttcggctcgtttcaagtcgcctaacataaaaacggctgtgccgagtgaccgaccgcttggtattttgtatcctactgttacaataatctttatcttcgtgttatggtttTTTTCCAGGAACGAATACactgcccagataacacaaaatcgtaatagaaagtttacattaaatcgttttcatgtcaatttcacattggaattgtataatgattagagtatgtcaaatcgaagtgaactttaagttgttttgcagtcgtgcgtgtcctcatatacaattcatgactgtgaattataaagcagtatagacaattgcaatatttgattatatcttacccaggtaaccaataagcatttccaatgcaatttaaatgcaagccaataagcatttaagttgccttaaatgcttcttaaatgctattttggcaaaatatgcggctactttactgctagccctcttatagtgctgacaatgcttatttgcagctagttaccgacaagaagaatttaaatagaattgtggatgccaatttacaacggttatgcagtcaaaaggctgataaacagcaacctgcagtataaaacgccagggatgctaataaacgattgatttactgctaaatactgatgcttattggttacctgggtaatcatatattcaggagtatttagttgcgtgttataaaaactacgcaaaatagaattacaaatagttgtcaaaattttcgcacgtatatcgcctccactttggtacatatatgttcttatatggcgtgaaatataactttttcattcagatatgatttcgtacatctcagttgcaatcgagatatacaaaccaaatggtttactgggcgtacgaacatgttggccATGACTTACTTATTCAaccaagagccggggtggctgttgccgtatcaagaatccctctatattgtactcggtcctgggctactcgtcgccaattcgttgcgcgtctcgaaacacgcaagtcggcttcaacctggtcgagccatcgcgcacgttgagcccctctattcctggtgcctgttaaagatagagagacgcaatctcaaatcaagaacatttttaagcagatttttttgaatttttagcagctttttatgtattattcaaaaaaaaaaagcttcAGAGAAAGATTCCTCTAGTATGTTGTTCTTATATATAGCATCGAGAAActcgaaatttttaatttaaatcgctggttctcaaaaaaattagcaataacagacaaaagcagcataactatttacggtacgaccaataactgtggtaaaattatcatgaaaaggaattacatatctagattttataaaagtaatttatttcaaatgtctgttgatcacagaataatctgtgcgtgcggcaacactgacagacacagctgcattgttgctagataatttgtttcagatggcgactc is part of the Sabethes cyaneus chromosome 2, idSabCyanKW18_F2, whole genome shotgun sequence genome and harbors:
- the LOC128737208 gene encoding uncharacterized protein LOC128737208 isoform X1, producing MKYDSVPILEIALNIQVNTDETCSRMVQTVLEVLLFQRSQIPFCYNVFKSIVRKISGHTRESDQLTEWSNYRLTKQRATVQEAAETIELLFKQLSEAVQKSKAGLQFMILFGSTVFTAKEAFLINVPEVNKHHYPQYHRHSMETILKQVAMKITVAEELHDKPKVTGPTNTFLLMGLNSDSSAQLLSEEHENWQLINEYKLPVNCKQYVINLSNQTGNNTRLHCCKEMEVFNDQLKDLGIAKQSRECLDLESGAPERPEIQTSNVWLQIGNCVKGLKTELIQGKPIW
- the LOC128737208 gene encoding uncharacterized protein LOC128737208 isoform X2; the protein is MKYDSVPILEIALNIQVNTDETCSRMVQTVLEVLLFQRSQIPFCYNVFKSIVRKISGHTRESDQLTEWSNYRLTKQRATVQEAAETIELLFKQLSEAVQKSKAGLQFMILFGSTVFTAKEAFLINVPEVNKHHYPQYHRHSMETILKQVAMKITVAEELHDKPKVTGPTNTFLLMGLNSDSSAQLLSEEHENWQLINEYKLPVNCKQYVINLSNQTGPRYCETVT